In Deinococcus sp. HSC-46F16, the following are encoded in one genomic region:
- a CDS encoding DNA translocase FtsK, producing the protein MAKARAKTAPPPSRFDGEALGLVLFALGIFLAVTLLLPQFFTGGGIMAQANEALTGWLGWGAVLLPLVPVCYGVLVFLGRDLSGLTRRVLGGAVVVAALLALHEVFVPGAAGEGAARVMAPLTGALSYAAALLPLVVLTLGIEIMLRLPPFILLKGFFRGISVLLGGATTTVQGAIEARQDGREAARARGGVRQALAAQTRELEALRRLYPSAQALRDQQEEIRTATRDLRRQDEAGLKGLEGDLKAWREVTTTFVGNAARDLRTEVAAEAPDAGAQAEAAANEVRAGRHELCVELPGTLASGALERLRRGLVTDLQRLAARAGKLERERQAAEKALAKPDAGVLAREQAAHRERVGAWRDLAEDFTTWRARERHYPGWPDLTAAFDRAPTELAAALAEALASDPDGTLADQTGWRARLERAQQDALERAAAMAVGAVPLGQTAPPRPDTEDAAGAVAPTLDFDFTRLLPEETDGSEDPSPPLPSPSTTVLSAVPPEPDVLLGTGTDGVRAAPPRPAPQPQPEAKATAPWESAEPERRRPAQGATDIALPGYDLLDPIPVGTVNPAALQVAAQQRAAVIDQTLRHFGLQARVVDFARGPTVTRYEIEPAPGEKISRIASLSNDLARALAVGGVRVEAPVPGKSVIGLEVPNLEREPVTFHQAAAAPTFRSTRAKLPIILGKSIDGELMVGDLAKMPHLLIAGSTGSGKSVCVNTLITSLLYRYLPTELRFLMVDPKMVELTPYDGIPHLVRPVVTNPMDAAGVLLGAVAHMERRYKMMSQVGAKNLEQYNAKMRQVGEPELPHLVIIIDELADLMITSPKEVESAIMRLAQMARATGMHLVLATQRPSVDILTSLIKVNVPARIAFAVSSSHDSRTILDSVGAERLTGMGDMLFYQPGLIKPVRLQGPYISEVESARVADELRRQVFDDAFVEAYGSDFEGAPEASGPGPDKANMDFSDPLLRQAALICIEEGQGSVSRLQRRLSVGHARAGKLMDMLEAMGIVSKHQGSKPRDVLITEADLPEYFGR; encoded by the coding sequence ATGGCGAAGGCTCGTGCAAAAACGGCTCCTCCCCCCAGTCGGTTCGACGGGGAGGCGCTGGGCCTGGTGCTGTTCGCACTGGGCATCTTTCTGGCGGTGACGCTGCTGCTGCCGCAGTTCTTCACGGGCGGCGGCATCATGGCGCAGGCGAACGAGGCCCTGACCGGCTGGCTGGGCTGGGGCGCTGTCCTGCTGCCGCTGGTGCCGGTGTGTTACGGGGTGCTGGTCTTCCTGGGCCGCGACCTTTCCGGCCTGACCCGGCGGGTGCTGGGCGGCGCGGTGGTGGTGGCGGCCCTCCTGGCGCTGCACGAGGTCTTCGTGCCGGGGGCCGCCGGGGAGGGAGCCGCGCGGGTGATGGCCCCGCTCACGGGGGCGCTGAGCTACGCCGCCGCCCTGCTGCCGCTGGTGGTGCTCACCCTGGGCATCGAGATCATGCTGCGGCTGCCGCCCTTCATACTCCTCAAGGGCTTTTTCCGGGGAATCAGCGTGCTGCTGGGGGGCGCGACGACCACGGTGCAGGGGGCCATAGAGGCGCGGCAGGACGGGCGCGAGGCGGCGCGGGCGCGGGGCGGGGTGCGGCAGGCGCTGGCCGCGCAGACCCGCGAGCTGGAGGCGCTGCGCCGCCTGTACCCCAGCGCCCAGGCCCTGCGGGACCAGCAGGAGGAAATCCGGACCGCCACCCGCGACCTGCGCCGCCAGGACGAGGCGGGCCTCAAGGGGCTGGAGGGCGACCTGAAGGCCTGGCGCGAGGTCACCACGACCTTCGTGGGCAACGCCGCCCGCGACCTGCGGACCGAGGTGGCCGCCGAGGCCCCCGACGCGGGCGCCCAGGCCGAGGCCGCCGCGAACGAGGTCCGGGCCGGGCGCCACGAACTGTGCGTGGAGCTGCCCGGCACCCTGGCGAGCGGGGCGCTGGAGCGGCTGCGTCGTGGCCTCGTGACCGACCTGCAACGCCTCGCCGCCCGCGCCGGAAAGCTGGAGCGCGAGCGGCAGGCGGCTGAGAAGGCCCTCGCCAAGCCCGACGCGGGGGTGCTGGCCCGTGAGCAGGCCGCGCACCGCGAGCGGGTGGGGGCCTGGCGCGACCTCGCCGAGGACTTCACCACCTGGCGAGCCCGCGAGCGGCATTACCCCGGCTGGCCGGACCTCACGGCGGCCTTCGACCGGGCACCCACCGAACTCGCCGCCGCCCTCGCCGAAGCGCTTGCCAGCGATCCGGACGGCACCCTGGCCGATCAGACGGGGTGGCGGGCACGGCTGGAGCGGGCGCAGCAGGACGCCCTGGAACGCGCGGCGGCGATGGCCGTGGGGGCGGTGCCGCTCGGCCAGACCGCTCCTCCCCGCCCGGACACCGAGGACGCGGCCGGAGCGGTCGCCCCCACGCTGGACTTCGATTTCACCCGCCTGCTCCCTGAGGAGACGGACGGGTCGGAAGACCCCTCCCCTCCCCTCCCCTCCCCCAGCACGACGGTCCTGTCCGCCGTGCCGCCCGAGCCCGATGTGCTGCTGGGCACCGGAACCGATGGGGTGCGGGCCGCGCCTCCCCGCCCGGCCCCGCAGCCTCAGCCTGAGGCGAAAGCTACTGCCCCCTGGGAGAGCGCCGAGCCCGAGCGCCGCCGCCCGGCCCAGGGCGCGACCGACATCGCGCTGCCGGGCTACGACCTGCTTGACCCCATTCCGGTGGGGACGGTCAACCCGGCCGCCCTTCAGGTCGCCGCGCAGCAGCGGGCCGCCGTGATCGACCAGACGCTGCGGCATTTCGGCCTCCAGGCCCGTGTGGTGGACTTCGCGCGGGGGCCGACCGTCACCCGCTACGAGATCGAACCCGCACCCGGCGAGAAGATCAGCCGCATCGCCTCGCTCTCCAACGACCTCGCCCGGGCGCTGGCGGTGGGCGGCGTGCGCGTGGAGGCCCCGGTGCCCGGCAAGAGCGTGATCGGGTTGGAGGTGCCCAACCTCGAGCGCGAACCCGTCACCTTCCACCAGGCGGCGGCGGCGCCCACCTTCCGGAGCACGCGGGCCAAGCTGCCCATCATCCTGGGCAAGAGCATTGACGGCGAGCTGATGGTCGGCGACCTCGCCAAGATGCCGCACCTGCTGATCGCGGGGTCGACGGGCTCGGGCAAGTCGGTGTGCGTCAACACGCTGATCACGTCGCTGCTGTACCGCTACCTGCCCACCGAGCTGCGCTTCCTGATGGTGGACCCCAAGATGGTGGAGCTGACGCCCTACGACGGGATTCCCCACCTCGTGCGGCCGGTGGTGACCAACCCGATGGACGCGGCGGGCGTGCTGCTGGGCGCGGTGGCCCACATGGAGCGGCGCTACAAGATGATGAGCCAAGTCGGGGCGAAGAACCTCGAGCAGTACAACGCCAAGATGCGGCAGGTCGGCGAGCCGGAGTTGCCGCACCTCGTGATCATCATCGACGAGCTGGCCGACCTGATGATCACCTCGCCCAAGGAGGTCGAGTCGGCGATCATGCGCCTCGCGCAGATGGCCCGCGCGACGGGCATGCACCTCGTGCTCGCCACCCAGCGCCCTTCCGTGGACATCCTGACCAGCCTGATCAAGGTGAACGTCCCTGCCCGCATCGCCTTCGCGGTGAGCAGCAGCCACGACTCGCGCACGATTCTCGACTCGGTGGGCGCCGAACGCCTCACCGGGATGGGCGACATGCTGTTCTACCAGCCCGGCCTGATCAAGCCCGTGCGCCTGCAAGGGCCGTACATCTCGGAGGTCGAGTCGGCCCGCGTCGCGGACGAGCTGCGGCGGCAGGTCTTCGACGACGCCTTCGTGGAAGCTTACGGCTCGGACTTTGAGGGGGCTCCGGAGGCGAGCGGCCCAGGCCCGGACAAGGCCAACATGGACTTTTCCGACCCCCTGCTGCGGCAAGCGGCATTGATCTGCATCGAGGAGGGCCAGGGCAGTGTCTCGCGGCTTCAGCGCCGATTGTCGGTGGGCCACGCCCGCGCGGGCAAGCTGATGGACATGCTCGAGGCGATGGGCATCGTCTCCAAGCACCAAGGCAGCAAGCCGCGCGACGTGCTGATCACGGAGGCAGATCTGCCGGAGTATTTCGGGCGCTAA
- a CDS encoding Mov34/MPN/PAD-1 family protein has protein sequence MDNAGVTLILPPALADALWAHARREAPRECVGALGGHAHGEATHAAALYPLPNIAPDPERTYLADPGHLLRALRAMQLGGQTLVALYHSHPRGPAWPSDADTRLAAYPVPYVIADLPARLLTAYRLPGGERVALRVGDSDG, from the coding sequence ATGGATAATGCCGGGGTGACCCTGATCCTGCCCCCCGCCCTCGCGGACGCGCTGTGGGCGCACGCCCGCCGCGAGGCCCCGCGCGAGTGTGTGGGGGCTCTTGGCGGGCACGCGCACGGTGAGGCCACGCATGCCGCCGCCCTCTACCCCCTCCCCAACATCGCGCCCGACCCCGAGCGGACCTACCTCGCGGACCCCGGCCACCTCCTCAGGGCGCTGCGGGCGATGCAGCTCGGTGGGCAGACGCTCGTTGCCCTGTATCACAGCCACCCGCGCGGCCCGGCGTGGCCCAGCGATGCGGATACCCGGCTGGCCGCCTACCCGGTCCCCTACGTGATCGCGGACCTGCCCGCCCGGCTTCTCACCGCCTACCGCCTGCCGGGGGGCGAGCGGGTGGCGCTGCGGGTGGGGGATTCGGATGGCTGA
- a CDS encoding AAA family ATPase: MAEARIHALHGFIGSGKTTFARRLERELPGMRFTSDEWMVALYGQDPPADLFPIYHSRVIALMETQWIRALDLGVPVILDHGFWTRASRDALRAKAARLGVPLTFHVLTLPDEEARRRVRARNEVDGTMYIADETYALFRERFEAMGADEVGVMVGKRS; encoded by the coding sequence ATGGCTGAGGCGCGTATCCACGCCCTGCACGGCTTTATCGGCAGCGGCAAGACGACCTTCGCCCGGCGGCTGGAGCGGGAGTTGCCGGGCATGCGCTTTACCAGCGACGAGTGGATGGTCGCCCTGTACGGTCAGGACCCGCCCGCCGACCTCTTCCCGATCTACCACTCGCGGGTGATAGCCCTGATGGAGACGCAGTGGATTCGGGCGTTGGACCTCGGCGTACCCGTCATCCTCGATCACGGCTTCTGGACGCGGGCGAGTCGGGACGCGCTGCGGGCGAAGGCCGCCAGGTTAGGAGTACCTCTGACCTTCCATGTGCTGACCCTGCCGGATGAGGAGGCGCGGCGGCGGGTGCGGGCGCGGAATGAGGTAGACGGGACGATGTATATCGCGGACGAGACCTATGCGCTGTTTCGGGAGCGGTTTGAGGCGATGGGGGCGGATGAGGTGGGCGTCATGGTGGGCAAGAGGTCTTGA
- a CDS encoding nucleoside hydrolase: protein MPTPLPVILDGDPGLDDAIAWLLAFASPEELDILALTTVHGNVGLDRTTRNAGVTLALAGADVPVYAGADRPLLRSLAAAPEFHGESGLPAADLPEPSRGPEAEHAVNFIVQTVRERPSEVTLVATGPLTNVALAFRLAPDLPGLLREVIWMGGSTGEGNRTPAAEFNAFADPHAAQIVLTSGARVRMFGLNATMQAIATPERVERLRALGNRAGAVSAAFLTFYADVYRERYGLSGGALHDPLAVAAAIRPELCRMQPMNVQVETHEGLNFGRTVCDRYGVTEKPANVEVAVEVDDGAFFELLLERIGRMG from the coding sequence ATGCCCACTCCCCTGCCCGTGATTCTGGACGGCGACCCCGGCCTCGACGACGCCATCGCCTGGCTGCTCGCCTTTGCCAGCCCGGAGGAACTGGACATCCTCGCCCTCACGACCGTGCACGGCAACGTGGGGCTGGACCGGACCACCCGCAACGCCGGGGTGACGCTGGCGCTGGCGGGGGCCGACGTGCCCGTGTACGCAGGGGCCGACCGCCCGCTGCTGCGCTCCCTCGCCGCCGCTCCCGAGTTCCACGGGGAGAGCGGCCTGCCCGCCGCCGACCTGCCGGAGCCGTCACGGGGGCCGGAGGCCGAGCACGCGGTCAACTTCATCGTGCAGACGGTGCGGGAACGGCCCAGCGAGGTCACGCTGGTCGCCACGGGACCGCTGACCAACGTAGCCCTCGCCTTCCGGCTGGCGCCCGATCTGCCGGGGCTGCTGCGCGAAGTCATCTGGATGGGCGGCAGCACGGGCGAGGGAAACCGCACCCCGGCGGCCGAATTCAACGCCTTTGCCGACCCCCACGCGGCCCAGATCGTGCTGACTTCGGGCGCCCGCGTGCGGATGTTCGGCCTCAACGCGACCATGCAGGCGATTGCCACGCCCGAGCGGGTAGAGCGGCTGCGGGCGCTGGGGAACCGCGCGGGGGCCGTCAGCGCGGCCTTCCTCACCTTCTACGCGGACGTGTACCGCGAACGCTACGGCCTGAGCGGTGGGGCGCTCCACGACCCGCTGGCGGTGGCCGCCGCCATCCGCCCGGAGCTGTGCCGGATGCAGCCCATGAACGTGCAGGTAGAAACGCACGAGGGGCTGAACTTCGGGCGCACCGTCTGCGACCGCTACGGGGTGACGGAAAAGCCCGCCAATGTGGAGGTGGCGGTGGAGGTGGACGACGGGGCCTTTTTTGAGCTGCTGCTGGAGCGGATCGGAAGGATGGGGTAG
- the pulA gene encoding pullulanase-type alpha-1,6-glucosidase gives MSRLLVLLTAALAAAPALAQTPASAPRPLLAQAAKPAATQPIPANVLRVRYVRPDGQYEGWGLHAWEDTTAQVEWSKPLPPTGQDAGGVYWDLPLKPGAQKVGLIVHKGDTKDPGPDQFADPTKGREVLIQSGQAELAYVSPEAPVPAGTARINYYRPDGNYAGWGLHVWEGAKTPTEWTKPLPQTGTNSFGVYWDVPVKDGWQKLNFIVHKGDEKDPGPDQSLAQTAGNQAWVVSGKAEVYTTRPDTSVRTVGDLTKQQAIMVGADLVAVRPELVQPGAFLTLHTSPTAALKLTPAGVEGGDTLTLLPVEGGMTAALRAQVPHLAGYALLRVREEDRAQIGTALRGQLAVSSALPDGTLLGATGVQPARALDALYAYDGPLGVTWAGGRPTLRLWAPTAQDVKLRLSNADGSGERTVALTRDAKGVWSATGEPGWKGLGYRYEVRVFAPSTGKVETNLVTDPYAVALSLNSTRGIIADLNDAAMKPKGWDTLKKPELASVSDLSLYELHVRDFSVLDQTVPAAQRGTYLAFTQGSSAGMKHLGSLADAGLKAVHLLPTFDIATINENRAEWKAPNPADLAKLPPGSDEQQKRVNATRDADGFNWGYDPYHYTVPEGSYAVNPAQRTLEYRSMVAALNGAGLRVVQDVVYNHTNAAGQAERSVLDRIVPGYYHRLNLDGAVETSTCCSNTASEHRMMEKLMIDSLLTWARQYKVDGFRFDLMGHHMLLNMQNVRRALDSLTVQKDGVDGKKIYVYGEGWDFGEVEKNKRGVNATQLNLYGQGIGTFNDRIRDAVRGGNPFGGLQDQGFATGLATLPNGLPQNTDRARALALADLVRIGLTGNLRDYRLTNAAGVAVAGKDLSYNGAPAGYAASPRETINYASAHDNQTLWDAVLLKAPRTATTAQRVRMNNLAVSVVGLGQGIPFFHAGEERLRSKSFDGDSYNSGDWFNAVDWTGRDNGFGRGLPPAEKNEGNWPLYRTLLGDASLKVTPADAIRATDHFRETLQIRASSKLFRLETGAQVSQALTFLNTGPNQTPGVIVMRLSGQPGQGQPYRDIVVVFNGSGQAVNFAHASLRNLRLDLHPVLAKSTDPVVRGAKAQNGTLNVPALTTAVFVGK, from the coding sequence ATGTCCAGATTGCTTGTCCTGTTGACTGCGGCGCTCGCTGCCGCCCCGGCGCTGGCGCAGACGCCTGCCTCCGCCCCCCGGCCCCTCCTCGCCCAGGCGGCCAAGCCTGCCGCAACGCAGCCCATCCCCGCCAACGTGCTGCGCGTGCGCTACGTGCGGCCCGACGGCCAGTACGAGGGCTGGGGCCTCCACGCTTGGGAGGACACGACTGCCCAGGTCGAGTGGAGCAAGCCCCTCCCCCCCACCGGGCAGGACGCGGGCGGCGTGTACTGGGACCTGCCCCTCAAGCCGGGCGCCCAGAAGGTCGGCTTGATCGTCCACAAGGGCGACACCAAGGACCCCGGTCCCGACCAGTTCGCGGACCCCACCAAGGGGCGCGAGGTGCTGATCCAGAGCGGCCAGGCGGAGCTGGCGTACGTCTCGCCGGAAGCCCCCGTCCCCGCCGGAACCGCCCGCATCAACTACTACCGACCCGACGGCAACTACGCGGGCTGGGGCCTCCACGTCTGGGAGGGTGCGAAGACGCCGACCGAGTGGACCAAGCCTCTGCCGCAGACGGGGACGAACTCCTTCGGCGTGTACTGGGACGTACCTGTGAAAGACGGCTGGCAGAAACTGAACTTCATCGTGCACAAGGGCGACGAAAAGGACCCCGGCCCCGACCAGAGCCTGGCGCAGACGGCAGGAAATCAGGCGTGGGTGGTGAGCGGCAAGGCCGAGGTCTACACCACCCGCCCCGACACCAGCGTCCGCACGGTGGGCGACCTGACCAAGCAGCAGGCCATCATGGTGGGCGCGGACCTCGTGGCGGTGCGGCCCGAGCTGGTGCAGCCCGGCGCCTTCCTGACCCTGCACACCTCGCCCACCGCCGCCCTGAAGCTGACCCCGGCGGGCGTGGAGGGCGGCGACACGCTGACGCTGCTGCCGGTGGAGGGCGGGATGACCGCCGCGCTACGGGCGCAGGTGCCCCACCTGGCGGGATATGCCCTGCTGCGGGTCCGCGAGGAGGACCGTGCCCAAATCGGCACCGCCCTGCGCGGCCAGCTCGCCGTGAGCAGCGCCCTGCCCGACGGCACCCTGCTGGGCGCGACCGGAGTGCAGCCCGCCCGTGCGCTGGACGCCCTGTACGCCTATGACGGTCCCCTCGGCGTGACCTGGGCGGGGGGGCGCCCCACCCTGCGCCTGTGGGCACCCACCGCGCAGGACGTGAAGCTGCGCCTTTCCAACGCGGACGGCAGCGGCGAGCGCACCGTCGCCCTCACCCGCGACGCGAAGGGCGTCTGGAGTGCGACGGGCGAGCCGGGCTGGAAGGGCCTGGGCTACCGCTACGAGGTGCGCGTCTTCGCGCCCAGTACTGGGAAGGTCGAGACCAACCTCGTCACCGATCCCTACGCGGTGGCGCTGAGCCTGAACTCCACGCGCGGGATCATCGCGGACCTGAACGACGCGGCCATGAAGCCCAAGGGTTGGGACACCCTGAAAAAGCCCGAGCTGGCGAGCGTCTCCGACCTCAGCCTGTATGAACTGCATGTGCGGGATTTCAGCGTGCTGGACCAGACGGTCCCGGCCGCGCAGCGTGGGACATACCTCGCCTTTACCCAGGGCAGCAGCGCGGGCATGAAGCACCTGGGGTCGCTGGCAGACGCGGGCCTGAAGGCGGTTCACCTCCTACCCACATTCGACATCGCCACCATCAACGAGAACAGGGCAGAGTGGAAGGCGCCCAACCCCGCCGACCTCGCCAAGTTGCCGCCGGGCAGCGACGAGCAGCAGAAGCGTGTGAACGCCACCCGCGACGCCGACGGCTTCAACTGGGGTTACGACCCCTACCACTACACGGTGCCGGAAGGCAGCTACGCGGTGAACCCGGCGCAGCGGACCCTGGAATACCGCTCAATGGTCGCGGCGCTGAACGGGGCCGGGCTGCGCGTCGTGCAGGACGTGGTGTACAACCACACGAACGCGGCGGGTCAGGCCGAGCGCAGCGTGCTGGACAGGATTGTGCCGGGGTACTACCACCGCCTCAATCTGGACGGCGCGGTGGAGACGAGTACCTGCTGCTCGAACACCGCCTCCGAGCACCGGATGATGGAAAAGCTGATGATCGACTCGCTGCTGACCTGGGCGCGGCAGTACAAGGTCGACGGCTTCCGCTTCGACCTGATGGGCCACCACATGCTGCTCAACATGCAGAACGTGCGCCGGGCGCTCGACAGCCTGACCGTGCAGAAAGACGGCGTGGACGGCAAGAAGATTTACGTCTACGGCGAGGGCTGGGACTTCGGGGAGGTCGAGAAGAACAAGCGCGGCGTGAACGCCACCCAGCTCAACCTCTACGGGCAGGGCATCGGCACCTTCAATGACCGTATCCGGGACGCGGTGCGGGGCGGGAACCCGTTCGGCGGGCTTCAGGACCAGGGCTTCGCCACTGGGCTGGCGACGCTGCCCAACGGTCTGCCGCAGAACACCGACCGGGCGCGGGCGCTCGCGCTGGCCGACCTCGTGCGGATCGGCCTGACCGGGAACCTGCGCGACTACCGCCTCACGAACGCGGCGGGCGTGGCGGTGGCGGGCAAGGACCTCTCCTACAACGGGGCGCCTGCCGGGTACGCGGCCAGCCCCCGTGAGACGATCAACTACGCCTCGGCGCACGACAACCAGACCCTCTGGGACGCGGTGCTGCTCAAGGCGCCGCGCACGGCCACGACCGCGCAGCGCGTCCGCATGAACAACCTCGCCGTGAGCGTGGTCGGGCTGGGGCAGGGCATCCCCTTCTTCCACGCGGGCGAGGAACGGCTGCGCTCCAAGAGCTTCGATGGCGACTCGTACAACAGCGGCGACTGGTTCAATGCGGTGGACTGGACGGGCCGCGACAACGGCTTCGGCCGGGGCCTGCCGCCCGCCGAGAAGAATGAGGGCAACTGGCCGCTGTACCGCACGCTGCTGGGCGACGCGAGCCTGAAGGTCACGCCCGCCGACGCCATCCGCGCCACCGATCACTTCCGCGAAACGCTCCAGATTCGCGCCAGCTCCAAGCTCTTCCGGCTGGAGACGGGGGCGCAGGTGTCCCAGGCCCTGACCTTCCTGAACACCGGGCCAAACCAGACGCCCGGCGTGATCGTGATGAGGCTCAGCGGGCAGCCCGGCCAGGGTCAGCCGTACCGGGACATCGTGGTGGTGTTCAACGGGAGCGGGCAGGCCGTGAACTTCGCCCACGCCAGCCTGCGGAACCTGCGGCTCGATCTGCACCCGGTCCTGGCGAAGTCCACCGATCCGGTCGTGCGCGGTGCGAAGGCGCAGAACGGCACGCTAAATGTCCCCGCGCTGACGACGGCGGTGTTCGTCGGGAAGTAG
- a CDS encoding FKBP-type peptidyl-prolyl cis-trans isomerase gives MTAQELIVEKYHEGQGTPAQAGKMVRVHYTGTLENGQKFDSSRDRGEPIEFPLGVGYVIPGWDQGIAQLRVGDKARLTIPGHLAYGAAGVPGVIPPNATLIFDVELVDVR, from the coding sequence ATGACCGCTCAGGAACTCATCGTCGAGAAGTACCACGAGGGACAGGGCACCCCGGCGCAGGCGGGCAAGATGGTCCGGGTCCACTACACGGGCACGCTGGAGAACGGCCAGAAGTTCGACTCCAGCCGCGACCGGGGCGAGCCTATCGAGTTCCCGCTGGGCGTGGGCTACGTCATCCCCGGCTGGGACCAGGGCATCGCGCAGCTCCGGGTGGGCGACAAGGCACGGCTGACCATTCCCGGCCACCTCGCCTACGGGGCGGCGGGCGTTCCCGGCGTGATTCCGCCCAATGCGACGCTGATTTTCGATGTCGAACTCGTGGACGTGCGGTAA
- the lepB gene encoding signal peptidase I, with protein MPRVTPPAPSLRASGGWREVWRVWILGALLPVWLATTFGATLARVDGDSMEPTLHNRDLLLLLKYPRWLRAWGVPTAYPQRGDLLIFKAPADSPYSYDTRLGLRYRPYNVKRLIALPGETVEIRDGQVVVNGRVLAESYVNGGVLSDQPPVQVPPGKVWVLGDNRLIGESLDSRAYGPVDLRDVAGPANLRLWPKPALVGGPEARGDGS; from the coding sequence ATGCCCCGCGTGACGCCGCCTGCCCCTTCCCTGCGAGCCTCCGGCGGCTGGCGCGAGGTCTGGCGGGTCTGGATTCTGGGGGCGCTGCTCCCGGTGTGGCTGGCGACCACCTTCGGGGCGACCCTGGCGCGGGTGGACGGCGACTCGATGGAGCCGACCCTCCACAACCGCGACCTCTTGCTGCTGCTCAAGTACCCGCGCTGGCTGCGGGCCTGGGGCGTGCCCACCGCCTACCCGCAGCGCGGCGACCTGCTGATCTTCAAGGCGCCCGCCGACAGCCCCTACAGCTATGACACCCGCCTGGGGCTGCGCTACCGCCCCTACAACGTCAAACGCCTGATCGCCCTCCCCGGCGAGACGGTGGAAATCCGGGACGGGCAGGTTGTCGTGAATGGCCGCGTGCTGGCCGAGAGTTATGTCAACGGCGGCGTGCTGAGCGACCAGCCGCCCGTGCAGGTGCCCCCTGGCAAGGTCTGGGTGCTGGGGGACAACCGCCTGATCGGGGAGAGTCTGGATTCCCGCGCGTATGGCCCGGTGGACCTGCGCGACGTGGCGGGACCGGCCAACCTGCGGCTGTGGCCGAAACCTGCGCTGGTGGGTGGGCCAGAGGCCAGAGGCGACGGGTCCTGA
- a CDS encoding DUF1684 domain-containing protein, translated as MTGDAAWAEALLDFRRRKDAHFASGKGPIPADALADFHGLSYFAPDPEWTFVLPVEPGDGAKVTLATNTGEPRPMARFGEVTLPLPDGPHRLTLFAPPSDEAPARVFVPFRDGTSGQDTYGAGRYLDAPLARTPEGLRVSLDFNLAYHPYCAYGDGWTCPLPPREHWLPVPVRAGERLPESEQP; from the coding sequence GTGACCGGGGACGCGGCCTGGGCAGAAGCCCTGCTCGACTTCCGCCGCCGCAAGGACGCGCACTTCGCATCGGGCAAGGGGCCTATTCCTGCGGACGCGTTGGCCGACTTCCACGGCCTGAGCTACTTCGCCCCCGACCCGGAGTGGACCTTCGTGCTGCCCGTCGAACCGGGCGACGGCGCCAAGGTCACCCTAGCGACGAACACGGGTGAGCCGCGCCCGATGGCCCGCTTCGGGGAGGTCACGCTGCCGCTGCCGGACGGCCCCCACCGCCTCACCCTCTTCGCCCCTCCCAGCGATGAGGCCCCCGCACGGGTCTTTGTGCCTTTCCGCGACGGCACCAGCGGGCAGGACACCTACGGGGCCGGGCGCTACCTCGACGCGCCGCTGGCCCGCACCCCGGAGGGATTGCGGGTGAGCCTCGACTTCAACCTCGCCTACCACCCGTACTGCGCGTATGGGGACGGGTGGACGTGCCCCCTGCCCCCGCGCGAGCACTGGCTGCCCGTGCCCGTACGGGCGGGCGAACGGCTGCCAGAATCCGAGCAGCCTTGA
- a CDS encoding RNA-binding S4 domain-containing protein yields MTGDERDTIDLQDFLKLRGMVETGGEAKFRVQGGEVRVNGEIETRRRKKLRRGDVVEYAGERLRVDW; encoded by the coding sequence ATGACAGGCGACGAGCGCGACACCATCGACCTTCAGGACTTCCTGAAGCTGCGCGGCATGGTCGAGACCGGCGGCGAGGCCAAGTTCCGGGTGCAGGGCGGCGAAGTGCGGGTCAACGGGGAGATCGAGACGCGTCGGCGCAAAAAACTGCGCCGGGGTGACGTGGTGGAGTACGCGGGCGAGCGCCTGCGGGTGGACTGGTGA